From Nitrospira sp., a single genomic window includes:
- a CDS encoding CPBP family intramembrane metalloprotease, which yields MIDASRPEGDQTGFAETGRAETPSPFNGPDRPRFSFGVSLFAATLLLTALGALLWLSSNSPKLDRFEDPERALDLMVSRTMEAQDGLLLAPDWQQRVTEWTAGSNDVERAQAIQWYQELVAATASPEAKLRLAILQAESGHPSEALAAANIWAEEDAPLFLYAAFIDAAYGEGSLTSEREVELQAALAEALPAGWFYNHLAAALAERAGDVALGATVREQMHARGARIQGFSQLLTGLELLGLIGGSLMLLRFAWLGIRRVDGLRLHQPGVPPPWPGGIGTAVLLRGGALGAVLSLAFISMAPAENVSLRAVAIPMANLPLLGMAYYYLLRPSGLSFLTGFGLQIQWRQVGRLAGVVLAVVAAGLWGEWVMGRLAESLHLANHWTEWFDPDLVWASGSVLTISLLEYVVFAPIFEELAFRGILYAILRRRLNPLPAALISAGIFALAHGYGLIGFLSVLWSGVLWAWLYERTGSLIPGMIAHATNNLLVCLAVMALLR from the coding sequence ATGATTGATGCAAGCAGGCCAGAGGGCGACCAGACAGGTTTCGCCGAAACAGGAAGGGCCGAGACGCCATCGCCATTTAACGGGCCTGATCGCCCGCGCTTTTCGTTCGGGGTCAGTCTGTTTGCTGCGACGCTGCTCCTCACGGCGTTGGGGGCGCTGCTCTGGCTATCCTCCAATTCACCCAAGCTTGATCGATTCGAGGATCCTGAGCGGGCGCTGGACCTGATGGTCAGCCGGACGATGGAGGCGCAAGACGGCTTGCTGCTGGCGCCGGACTGGCAGCAGCGAGTCACAGAGTGGACGGCCGGCAGCAATGATGTCGAGCGGGCGCAGGCGATCCAGTGGTACCAAGAACTTGTGGCCGCGACCGCATCGCCGGAAGCGAAATTGCGATTGGCGATTCTGCAGGCCGAATCCGGTCATCCATCGGAAGCGCTGGCCGCCGCCAACATCTGGGCCGAGGAGGATGCGCCGCTGTTTCTCTACGCAGCGTTCATCGACGCCGCCTATGGCGAGGGCTCGCTCACGAGCGAACGTGAAGTGGAATTGCAGGCTGCCTTGGCTGAGGCCCTCCCGGCCGGGTGGTTCTACAATCATCTCGCGGCAGCCTTGGCTGAGCGAGCGGGTGACGTGGCCTTGGGCGCGACCGTGCGCGAACAGATGCATGCCCGCGGGGCGCGGATCCAAGGGTTCTCACAACTGCTCACGGGCCTGGAGCTGTTGGGGCTGATCGGCGGATCCCTCATGCTGCTGCGATTTGCCTGGCTAGGGATTCGACGGGTCGATGGCCTGCGTTTGCATCAGCCCGGGGTGCCGCCGCCCTGGCCCGGAGGCATCGGCACGGCAGTGCTCTTGCGGGGCGGGGCACTGGGCGCGGTGCTCTCGTTGGCATTCATTTCAATGGCGCCCGCAGAGAATGTCTCTCTGCGCGCCGTCGCGATTCCGATGGCTAACCTGCCGTTGTTGGGGATGGCGTACTACTATCTGCTCAGACCATCGGGGCTGAGTTTCCTCACCGGGTTTGGCCTTCAGATCCAGTGGAGGCAGGTCGGGCGGCTGGCGGGTGTGGTGCTCGCGGTGGTCGCGGCCGGGCTATGGGGCGAGTGGGTGATGGGGCGGCTTGCCGAGTCGTTGCACCTGGCCAACCACTGGACGGAATGGTTCGACCCTGATCTGGTGTGGGCCTCAGGCTCGGTGTTGACGATCAGCTTGCTGGAGTATGTGGTCTTTGCGCCGATTTTCGAAGAGCTGGCGTTTCGCGGCATCTTGTATGCGATCCTGCGCCGCCGCTTGAATCCATTACCGGCGGCCCTCATCAGCGCCGGCATCTTTGCCCTTGCGCACGGGTACGGCCTCATCGGCTTTCTCAGCGTGCTGTGGAGCGGCGTGCTCTGGGCCTGGCTCTATGAGCGAACCGGCAGCCTAATCCCCGGCATGATTGCGCATGCAACGAACAATCTGCTGGTGTGTCTGGCCGTGATGGCCCTCCTTCGTTGA
- a CDS encoding CBS domain-containing protein gives MEVVTTHHNADFDGLASMVAVRKLSPDVRLVLSGGAQEAVHAFLLAHDLNLTKLKDLDLAQVTKLILVDTHDPDRIGPFKQCWLDPKVEVQVFDHHGADPRGTGAPSIGKSIDQVIETVGATATMLIERVREAGVPLTPVEATVLALGLYDETGSFTYSSTTPRDLQAAAFLIGAGADLKLIAQTLHQPLDPNIVALLNDLLQHSEVHYLEGRKVLVATSTFDRDRVEAAEAVHQLAELEGVDAILVVVMNEEHVEVIGRSRAPEIDVGWIAQEFGGGGHAVAAAAIVKGQTLTEVKERLVQLLTQRYRPTLLAKDVMTKPVKTVSGDATVTETEQRMTNYGVNVLPVLDGKDRYAGLVSREQIQKALFHRLGKLTAADILQADQFTANPDTDFHAIEQAMLERNQRFVPILEGTKVVGVITRTDLLRAWHDDVLRSVKIRPKVTDPAGVPGPLHHRNLKRHLQEKLPAPLFTLLKEAGQLADRLDLPLYVVGGCVRDLLLGIENLDLDLVVEGDGIAFARKLAAEQSARVTVHERFGTAVIVLPNGFKLDVATARTEYYEYPTALPTVEQSSIKKDLYRRDFTINALAVRLNGRGFGEVLDFYGGQRDLKNQAIRVLHSLSFVEDPTRVFRAVRFETRFGFHLGKDTLALVKAAVKMALFQKLSGHRLLEELKALCSEREPKSGLKRLAELDLLRFIHPKLVWTPRLEKLLLAVEETLDWYRLLYLDHKLEPWLVYMMAIALVLPDRGVTDLLKRFPFTEREATTLKGMRGGAHRLLRQLSKQPPLKPSGVCRILEGVQDEALVAIMAQSPSERVKRLVSAYLTAWRQAKPRLTGKELQAMGIKPGPIYGKVLTQLRDAHLDGLVKTETEERSFIEKLIRR, from the coding sequence ATGGAAGTCGTGACGACTCACCACAACGCGGACTTCGACGGCTTGGCCTCGATGGTCGCCGTGCGCAAGTTGTCCCCCGATGTACGGCTGGTACTGTCCGGCGGGGCACAGGAAGCGGTGCATGCCTTTCTCTTGGCGCATGACCTGAATCTCACCAAGCTCAAAGATCTCGATCTTGCACAAGTGACGAAGTTGATTCTGGTCGATACCCATGACCCCGATCGCATCGGTCCATTCAAACAATGTTGGCTGGATCCGAAGGTCGAGGTGCAGGTCTTCGATCATCATGGAGCAGACCCCAGAGGGACCGGGGCTCCATCGATCGGGAAATCCATCGATCAGGTGATCGAGACCGTCGGGGCGACGGCGACGATGCTGATTGAACGGGTGCGAGAGGCAGGTGTCCCGCTCACGCCGGTGGAAGCGACGGTCCTGGCGCTCGGCCTCTATGATGAAACCGGGTCATTCACATACTCCTCGACCACTCCGCGCGATCTGCAGGCCGCGGCGTTTCTCATCGGCGCCGGGGCCGATCTGAAGCTCATCGCTCAGACGCTGCACCAGCCGCTTGATCCGAATATTGTCGCGTTGCTGAACGATCTCCTGCAGCACAGTGAGGTGCACTATCTGGAAGGCCGGAAGGTGTTGGTGGCAACGAGCACCTTCGATCGCGATCGTGTGGAAGCGGCCGAAGCGGTGCATCAGTTGGCCGAGCTTGAAGGGGTGGACGCCATCTTGGTCGTCGTGATGAACGAGGAGCATGTGGAAGTGATCGGCCGCAGCCGCGCGCCGGAGATCGATGTCGGATGGATTGCGCAGGAGTTCGGCGGGGGGGGCCATGCAGTGGCGGCGGCCGCGATTGTCAAAGGGCAGACGCTCACAGAAGTGAAGGAGCGGCTCGTCCAGTTGTTGACGCAGCGGTACCGGCCGACGCTGTTGGCCAAGGATGTCATGACCAAGCCGGTCAAGACGGTCAGCGGAGACGCCACCGTAACTGAAACGGAACAGCGCATGACCAACTACGGCGTGAACGTTCTGCCGGTGCTGGATGGCAAAGACCGGTATGCCGGGTTGGTCAGCCGGGAGCAAATACAGAAGGCGCTGTTTCATCGATTGGGCAAGCTGACGGCGGCCGACATTCTTCAAGCGGATCAGTTCACCGCGAATCCCGACACCGACTTCCATGCCATTGAGCAGGCGATGTTGGAGCGCAATCAGCGATTCGTGCCGATTCTTGAGGGCACGAAAGTGGTCGGGGTCATTACACGTACGGATCTGCTTAGGGCGTGGCATGACGATGTCCTGCGCTCCGTGAAGATTCGCCCGAAAGTTACGGACCCGGCCGGCGTGCCAGGGCCGCTGCATCACCGCAATCTCAAACGACATCTTCAAGAAAAGTTGCCGGCGCCCCTCTTCACGCTGCTCAAGGAAGCCGGGCAGTTGGCGGATCGGCTGGATTTGCCGCTGTATGTGGTGGGCGGCTGCGTGCGGGATCTGTTGCTCGGGATCGAAAACCTCGATCTCGATCTGGTTGTCGAGGGGGATGGAATCGCGTTTGCGCGAAAGTTGGCAGCGGAGCAGTCGGCGCGCGTCACGGTGCACGAGCGATTTGGGACCGCAGTCATCGTCCTGCCGAACGGGTTCAAGCTCGATGTGGCCACCGCCCGAACCGAGTACTACGAATATCCGACTGCGCTTCCCACCGTCGAGCAAAGCTCGATTAAGAAAGACTTGTATCGCCGGGATTTTACGATCAACGCGCTGGCGGTTCGTTTGAATGGCCGTGGATTCGGAGAGGTGCTCGATTTCTATGGCGGTCAGCGGGATCTGAAGAATCAGGCCATCCGCGTGCTCCATAGTCTCAGTTTTGTCGAAGATCCCACGCGCGTGTTCCGTGCGGTCCGCTTTGAGACCAGGTTCGGGTTCCATCTTGGGAAAGACACATTGGCGCTGGTGAAGGCTGCCGTCAAGATGGCGCTCTTCCAAAAACTCTCCGGCCACCGGCTCTTGGAAGAATTGAAGGCGCTCTGTTCAGAGCGGGAGCCGAAGTCGGGATTGAAGCGGTTGGCGGAACTTGATCTGCTGCGATTCATCCATCCGAAGCTCGTCTGGACCCCACGGCTCGAGAAGTTGCTGCTCGCTGTCGAGGAAACACTCGATTGGTACCGGCTGCTCTATCTGGATCACAAGCTGGAGCCCTGGCTGGTCTACATGATGGCGATCGCGTTGGTCTTGCCTGATCGCGGGGTGACGGATTTGTTGAAACGGTTCCCTTTCACTGAGCGTGAGGCGACGACATTGAAAGGCATGCGGGGAGGAGCCCATCGGTTGTTACGACAGCTGAGCAAGCAACCACCGCTGAAACCATCCGGGGTCTGCCGGATATTGGAGGGCGTGCAGGATGAAGCGCTGGTGGCCATCATGGCCCAGAGCCCGTCCGAACGGGTGAAGCGGCTAGTGTCGGCGTATCTCACGGCCTGGAGACAGGCTAAGCCTCGGCTCACCGGGAAAGAACTTCAGGCAATGGGCATCAAGCCGGGACCGATCTACGGCAAGGTGCTCACGCAGCTTCGTGACGCGCACTTGGATGGGCTGGTCAAGACAGAGACAGAAGAGCGATCGTTCATCGAGAAACTGATCCGCCGTTGA
- a CDS encoding alanine--glyoxylate aminotransferase family protein: MMRDFVPPRRLLLGPGPSMVHPRVLQALATPLLGHLDPAFLGVMNDVQQLLRFVFATVNPFTIALSGTGSAGMEAAIVNVVEPGDAVIVGVNGVFGTRLATVVERCGGKAIRLEIPWGQVIPPDMIESALRRSGPVKAVALVHAETSTGACQPLEAIGSLCRDHNALLIVDAVTSLGGIPVDVDRRGIDVCYSATQKCLSCPPGLAPLTVSPRALSLIKGRRTPCQSWYLDLALVAEYWAEGSRAYHHTAPISMLYALREALRLVEEEGLPARVARHRLNSEALVAGLMELELMPLPLAEHRLPMLTCVTVPPHIDDAVVRQLLLQIYGIEIGGGLGPLKGKVWRIGLMGESSTEANVLTFLNALEEVLIRFGWLSTPGVALQAAARVYSRTVRKEYRA; this comes from the coding sequence ATGATGCGCGACTTTGTTCCTCCCCGGCGCCTGTTACTCGGCCCCGGTCCCAGCATGGTACACCCCCGTGTCCTGCAGGCCCTTGCCACGCCATTGCTCGGCCATCTCGATCCCGCGTTCCTCGGGGTCATGAACGATGTCCAGCAGTTGCTCCGGTTCGTGTTCGCCACCGTCAATCCGTTTACCATCGCCCTGTCCGGAACCGGATCGGCCGGGATGGAAGCGGCCATCGTCAACGTGGTGGAGCCGGGCGATGCCGTCATCGTCGGCGTCAACGGAGTCTTCGGCACGCGGCTCGCGACCGTCGTCGAACGATGCGGTGGCAAAGCGATCAGGCTGGAGATACCCTGGGGCCAGGTCATTCCTCCGGATATGATTGAGTCGGCCTTGCGCCGGTCTGGACCGGTGAAAGCCGTGGCGCTGGTCCATGCCGAAACGTCAACCGGCGCGTGCCAACCGCTTGAGGCGATCGGCTCGCTGTGCCGGGATCACAATGCGCTGCTGATCGTCGATGCCGTCACCTCGCTCGGCGGCATTCCGGTCGATGTCGACCGCCGGGGGATTGATGTCTGTTACAGCGCGACGCAGAAATGTCTGAGCTGCCCGCCTGGACTGGCGCCGCTCACAGTGAGTCCGCGAGCCCTGTCCCTCATCAAAGGCCGCCGCACTCCCTGCCAAAGCTGGTACCTGGATCTGGCGCTGGTCGCCGAGTACTGGGCCGAAGGGTCACGCGCCTATCATCATACTGCGCCGATTTCGATGCTCTATGCGCTACGCGAAGCGCTGCGACTGGTGGAGGAGGAAGGACTGCCCGCCCGCGTTGCGCGTCACCGGCTCAACAGCGAAGCCTTAGTCGCCGGGCTCATGGAGCTGGAGCTCATGCCGCTTCCCCTCGCGGAGCATCGGCTCCCGATGTTAACCTGTGTCACGGTCCCTCCGCATATCGATGACGCCGTAGTCCGCCAGCTGCTGCTCCAGATCTACGGTATTGAGATCGGCGGAGGACTGGGTCCGCTCAAAGGCAAGGTCTGGCGTATCGGATTGATGGGGGAGTCCAGCACGGAAGCGAACGTCTTGACGTTCTTGAATGCCCTTGAAGAAGTATTGATCCGATTCGGCTGGCTCTCGACGCCGGGGGTCGCGCTGCAAGCCGCCGCGCGAGTCTATAGCCGCACTGTGCGAAAGGAGTACCGAGCATGA
- a CDS encoding isoamylase early set domain-containing protein, with product MTSGLKIAMWSVALVLAMSACAPTLKPDMPRPVTGGVRFTYLAPAATTVYVVGSFNGWVKGATSMKREGQTGIWIAEVMLRPGEHTFMYLVDGKEWVVPPLAEDFVTDGFGQTNGVVIVR from the coding sequence ATGACGAGCGGACTCAAAATCGCGATGTGGAGCGTGGCGCTGGTACTGGCCATGAGCGCCTGCGCGCCGACGCTCAAGCCCGATATGCCCAGGCCGGTGACGGGCGGGGTGCGGTTTACCTACCTCGCGCCTGCGGCCACTACCGTGTATGTCGTGGGTTCGTTCAACGGGTGGGTCAAGGGTGCGACGTCGATGAAGCGAGAAGGGCAGACGGGGATCTGGATCGCCGAGGTGATGCTACGGCCGGGAGAACACACCTTCATGTACCTGGTCGACGGAAAAGAGTGGGTCGTGCCGCCGCTGGCGGAGGATTTCGTGACAGACGGATTCGGGCAAACCAACGGAGTCGTGATCGTTCGATAA
- a CDS encoding isoamylase early set domain-containing protein, protein MDEQELMVQRFLDQDLTPEERVAFLQSVDVDPALRRTWLNLEMVVAEAAQLPRLTPSAKFMSQLKAKLAPPSVSLWDRVCAAVTVPHTLEWNLAGAMAATCVAMVAMVGVVKMVPERIVEVPVVATPVQTIAANTDRESKVFVRLVLLQPGAQSVAVAGDFNGWNPGQTKLERSEGGMWTATISLKPGRYQYMFVIDGKQWIADPLAGEASGDGFGAENAVLDVRI, encoded by the coding sequence ATGGATGAGCAGGAACTCATGGTGCAGCGGTTTCTCGATCAAGATCTGACGCCGGAGGAGCGGGTGGCGTTTCTCCAGTCGGTCGATGTCGATCCCGCCTTGCGCCGGACATGGCTCAATCTTGAGATGGTGGTGGCGGAGGCGGCGCAACTGCCGAGGCTTACGCCATCGGCGAAGTTTATGAGCCAGTTGAAAGCGAAACTGGCTCCCCCTTCGGTCAGTCTCTGGGATCGTGTCTGTGCGGCCGTGACCGTGCCGCATACGCTGGAGTGGAATCTTGCCGGAGCGATGGCGGCAACTTGTGTGGCGATGGTGGCGATGGTGGGAGTCGTCAAGATGGTGCCGGAGCGAATCGTTGAAGTTCCTGTGGTTGCGACCCCGGTTCAGACAATTGCCGCGAACACGGATCGGGAGTCAAAGGTCTTCGTCCGGCTGGTGTTGCTGCAACCGGGCGCGCAGTCGGTCGCAGTCGCGGGTGATTTCAATGGGTGGAATCCCGGGCAGACGAAGCTGGAGCGGTCGGAAGGCGGCATGTGGACGGCGACGATTTCCCTGAAGCCCGGCCGGTATCAATACATGTTCGTGATCGACGGGAAACAATGGATTGCCGATCCCCTGGCGGGCGAAGCCTCCGGCGACGGCTTTGGAGCGGAAAATGCGGTGCTTGATGTCAGGATCTGA
- a CDS encoding DUF3365 domain-containing protein — translation MSRPLLVVLGAVVFALMSVILFWVFKLTMANSMKTDMVSPEKVAAFIQALLEANRNNYTDNVVVKLQKEGIQAHEHWKDERGVALPAQYLMESGRLVAMKDLKFSFRLASLTPIYVWNGPNSDFERLGLAAVDKNPDKPHYGYITKGGTRYFQAIYADRAGSQACVDCHNQHSNSPRRDFKLNDVMGGIVITFPVGE, via the coding sequence ATGAGCCGTCCGCTCTTAGTGGTGCTAGGGGCCGTGGTCTTCGCGTTGATGAGTGTCATCCTTTTCTGGGTCTTCAAGCTGACGATGGCCAATTCCATGAAGACGGATATGGTCTCCCCTGAAAAAGTGGCGGCGTTTATCCAAGCCCTGCTCGAAGCCAATCGCAACAACTATACGGACAATGTCGTGGTGAAACTGCAGAAGGAAGGGATTCAGGCGCACGAACATTGGAAAGACGAACGCGGCGTTGCCTTGCCCGCCCAGTATCTGATGGAATCCGGCCGACTGGTGGCGATGAAAGATCTGAAGTTTTCGTTCCGCCTGGCCAGCCTCACGCCGATCTATGTCTGGAACGGCCCCAACAGTGACTTTGAACGCCTCGGCCTCGCCGCGGTGGACAAGAACCCTGACAAACCGCACTACGGGTACATCACCAAAGGGGGCACGCGCTACTTTCAGGCCATTTACGCCGACCGGGCCGGCTCGCAAGCCTGCGTCGATTGCCACAACCAACACTCCAACAGCCCACGCCGCGATTTCAAATTGAACGATGTGATGGGCGGCATCGTCATTACCTTCCCGGTCGGAGAATAG
- a CDS encoding amidohydrolase family protein — translation MAIAIQHVRLIDGTGYTIERTTVLIRGSKIVATGSSRTMTIPKGVTRINGRGLTVIPGLIDCHVHLCLGGEPDVVATVESDTPSMTLLKSARHARQTVESGFTTVRDVGSRDHSIFALKHAIDAGILPGPRIVGAGLAICMIGGHARFIGQEVEGIEQVQRAVDAQLAAGAGVIKVIASGGVLTPGTSPDQAQMTMDELTAAVATARRAQKKVAAHAHGASGMKNAIRAGVHSIEHATLLDDEAGELMKTHGVYMVPTLSALSTTAAGRPGCGIPVSALDKAKAMTKRHQASFKKAHQSGLCIAMGTDAGTPFNYHGDNAQELERMVAFGMSPMEAILASTAAAARLIGIHDTVGTLMRGRQADLVIVDGNPLKRIEYLRDRSRIMGVMQAGKFVAGPLSET, via the coding sequence ATGGCCATCGCCATTCAGCATGTTCGCCTCATTGACGGAACCGGCTACACAATCGAACGCACCACGGTTCTGATCCGCGGCAGTAAGATCGTCGCCACGGGGTCGAGCCGCACCATGACGATCCCGAAAGGCGTGACCAGAATCAACGGCCGCGGCCTGACGGTCATTCCCGGCTTGATCGACTGTCACGTGCACCTCTGTCTGGGAGGAGAGCCGGACGTCGTCGCCACGGTCGAGTCGGATACTCCTTCCATGACGCTGTTGAAATCGGCGCGCCATGCAAGACAAACCGTCGAATCGGGCTTCACGACCGTCCGCGATGTCGGCTCGCGCGACCACTCCATCTTTGCGTTGAAACACGCCATCGATGCGGGAATCCTGCCGGGCCCCCGCATTGTCGGCGCCGGTCTCGCGATCTGTATGATCGGCGGCCATGCCCGCTTCATCGGACAGGAAGTCGAGGGAATCGAGCAGGTGCAGCGGGCCGTCGACGCACAGCTCGCGGCCGGAGCCGGAGTGATTAAAGTCATCGCCTCGGGCGGGGTGCTTACTCCCGGGACATCACCCGATCAGGCGCAGATGACCATGGATGAACTCACGGCCGCCGTCGCGACCGCCCGCCGGGCGCAGAAGAAAGTCGCCGCCCACGCCCACGGGGCGTCCGGCATGAAAAACGCGATTCGCGCGGGCGTCCACTCCATCGAACACGCCACCTTGCTCGACGACGAAGCCGGCGAGCTGATGAAAACGCACGGCGTCTATATGGTCCCGACGCTCTCCGCTCTCTCGACCACCGCAGCAGGACGGCCGGGTTGCGGCATTCCCGTCAGCGCGCTCGATAAAGCCAAAGCGATGACCAAGCGCCATCAAGCGAGCTTCAAGAAGGCCCATCAGAGCGGACTCTGCATTGCCATGGGCACCGATGCCGGAACCCCCTTCAACTACCACGGAGACAATGCGCAGGAACTGGAACGGATGGTGGCGTTCGGCATGAGCCCGATGGAAGCGATTCTCGCCTCAACCGCGGCCGCCGCGCGCTTGATCGGCATCCATGACACGGTGGGCACTCTGATGCGAGGCCGGCAGGCGGATCTGGTTATCGTGGATGGCAACCCGCTCAAGCGGATTGAGTACTTGCGGGACCGCAGCAGAATCATGGGAGTGATGCAGGCGGGCAAGTTCGTCGCAGGACCGCTCTCGGAGACGTAA
- a CDS encoding PAS domain-containing protein yields MTVTSSARIKRTILFITGVLFVGGAVIAFKLGLSTAVPDARHLFSILGTSYFLAWGAYALLSHIPREEIRSQFVLMTLSLAAVLLLAEVPVWLNLIDYRKTFGTTSFLPWEQPNYVPDRELLAVPRPGSTVKTVFGRGNIGEGICLPVRPFEPFDVKYDKNGFRNDQDLAEAEVAVIGDSYVESPMMPGSVLATTRLAELYGGVVANLGQSGYGPQQELAVLKRYALPLRPKWIVWVFYEGNDLVDAQSYEDRVSALNGMWNRMSLAWDRSFFLNSLMALARWIHGCVPNQRIAGNYGLIDGGDGHEQRIYFLDHTSSVVPTGQELKALQTTANALKEAYELAQSKGAGFMVAFAPTKFRVYHDIARFDGNAQGDLKWWELNDLPERLRRLVADISPDIHYVDLTPALSAAAKAKQLVFIPDDTHWTSDGHRVVAETLHHALAYAGRESSVSYESRTHAKAGGSVDIAKGAMMVRNKDGTIRYWSDRASELYGWDKKSALGKVSHQLLHTIFPVSLEHIEAELLARGFWEGRLIHERRDGTKVTVFSRWELQQDVDAKGQSITIVEINRESPA; encoded by the coding sequence ATGACTGTCACTTCAAGCGCTCGCATCAAACGAACGATCCTCTTCATCACCGGCGTGCTGTTTGTTGGAGGGGCAGTCATTGCATTTAAGCTCGGGTTGTCGACCGCCGTGCCGGACGCACGGCATCTGTTTAGTATTCTGGGTACATCCTACTTTCTCGCATGGGGCGCATACGCGCTGCTCTCGCATATCCCGCGGGAGGAAATCAGAAGCCAATTCGTATTGATGACACTGTCTCTTGCGGCGGTGCTCCTTTTGGCCGAAGTTCCTGTCTGGCTCAATCTCATCGATTATAGAAAGACGTTCGGGACCACCAGCTTTCTTCCCTGGGAGCAACCCAATTACGTTCCGGATCGTGAGCTGTTGGCGGTTCCACGTCCCGGGTCCACCGTGAAGACGGTGTTCGGCCGGGGCAACATCGGCGAAGGCATCTGTCTTCCGGTCCGGCCGTTCGAACCCTTCGATGTCAAGTACGACAAAAATGGATTCAGAAACGATCAGGATCTCGCAGAGGCGGAAGTCGCCGTCATCGGGGATTCGTATGTGGAGTCTCCTATGATGCCAGGATCGGTTCTCGCGACGACTCGATTAGCGGAGTTGTACGGAGGAGTTGTCGCTAACCTCGGACAATCCGGCTATGGTCCTCAGCAGGAGTTGGCGGTGTTGAAGCGTTATGCTCTTCCTCTTCGCCCAAAGTGGATCGTGTGGGTCTTCTACGAAGGCAATGATCTTGTTGACGCCCAAAGTTACGAGGACCGGGTGTCTGCTCTGAACGGCATGTGGAATAGGATGAGTCTGGCCTGGGACCGTTCGTTTTTTCTCAATAGCCTCATGGCGCTGGCACGATGGATCCATGGTTGTGTGCCGAACCAGCGGATCGCAGGGAATTATGGCTTGATTGATGGCGGGGACGGTCACGAGCAACGGATCTATTTCCTGGATCACACTTCATCCGTCGTGCCGACTGGACAGGAATTGAAGGCGTTACAGACAACCGCGAACGCTCTCAAGGAGGCCTATGAATTGGCTCAAAGCAAGGGCGCAGGCTTTATGGTCGCATTTGCTCCGACTAAGTTCAGGGTGTATCACGACATTGCCCGGTTTGATGGAAATGCACAGGGGGATCTGAAGTGGTGGGAGTTGAACGATTTGCCGGAACGGCTCCGTCGATTGGTAGCGGATATTTCACCGGACATCCACTATGTCGACCTCACGCCTGCGCTGTCGGCTGCGGCAAAGGCAAAGCAGCTGGTATTTATCCCTGACGACACCCATTGGACTAGCGATGGCCATCGTGTCGTGGCCGAGACGCTGCACCACGCACTCGCCTACGCGGGACGGGAATCATCCGTAAGTTATGAAAGCAGGACGCATGCAAAGGCCGGCGGCAGTGTGGACATCGCCAAGGGTGCCATGATGGTGCGGAATAAGGACGGGACCATTCGCTACTGGAGCGATAGGGCAAGCGAGTTGTACGGATGGGACAAGAAGAGCGCACTGGGGAAGGTGTCTCACCAGCTTCTCCATACGATATTTCCCGTTTCGCTTGAGCATATCGAAGCAGAGCTTTTAGCAAGAGGGTTTTGGGAGGGGCGCCTGATTCATGAGCGACGCGACGGCACGAAAGTCACGGTCTTCAGTCGCTGGGAGCTCCAGCAGGATGTCGACGCCAAGGGCCAATCAATCACCATCGTAGAAATCAATAGGGAGTCGCCTGCGTAA
- a CDS encoding DnaJ domain-containing protein: MKARAIVSRMAQMDYYRVLGVSREASDDEIKKAYRKLVFQHHPDRNPDAKDAEAKIREINAAYEIVGDAEKRRSYDRLYWGDEPRADFVDLSAIFHEMEQKLFDEGRKELFALLVKNVARVKAELAVLRERTVAAQGYDTFKEDLVAERGAEVMDEFLTEEMEARKGRLVEVAAEMMVSQGVVKKSDEGGFRSMRGQLEDSFRKGRIHGYASALELFYERR, encoded by the coding sequence ATGAAAGCTCGTGCTATAGTTTCGCGCATGGCGCAAATGGACTACTACCGTGTGTTGGGCGTCTCGCGGGAGGCTTCCGACGACGAGATCAAGAAGGCCTATCGAAAGCTGGTCTTCCAGCATCATCCCGATCGAAATCCCGATGCCAAAGATGCGGAGGCGAAGATCCGCGAGATCAACGCGGCCTATGAGATTGTCGGCGATGCGGAGAAACGGCGCAGCTATGACCGGCTCTATTGGGGTGACGAGCCTCGCGCGGACTTCGTGGATCTGTCCGCCATTTTCCATGAGATGGAGCAGAAGCTCTTCGATGAGGGGCGAAAAGAGCTGTTTGCGCTGCTCGTGAAGAATGTGGCCAGAGTGAAAGCCGAGTTGGCTGTCCTGCGCGAGCGGACCGTGGCGGCGCAGGGCTATGACACGTTTAAAGAGGATCTGGTCGCAGAACGGGGGGCGGAAGTGATGGATGAGTTTCTCACCGAGGAGATGGAAGCACGCAAGGGGCGACTTGTCGAGGTGGCCGCGGAGATGATGGTATCGCAAGGAGTGGTGAAGAAGAGCGACGAAGGCGGGTTTCGCTCAATGCGTGGACAGCTGGAGGACAGCTTCAGAAAAGGCCGCATTCACGGATACGCGTCAGCCCTGGAGCTCTTTTACGAGAGACGCTGA